Part of the Streptomyces sp. NBC_01408 genome is shown below.
GGTTGCGGGAGTGGGGCGTGGTCGCGTTGCGCACGGCGGCGATCCAGGCCGCCGCCGTCGTCCGGTCCAGGGACCGGCGGGCGAACGGGGTGACGGAGAGGGCTTCCACCTGCCGGTAGAAGGTGGCGTGGTAGTGCCCGAAGTTCTCGAAGTGCGCCAGGTCCCGTGGCCGCGTCCAGTTGTAGAGCGCCACGACCAGTCCCGGGCGCTGGGCGTCACGGCCCACGCGCGAGGACGCCTGGATGTACTCGGCCGTGTTCTTGGGCTGGCCGACGACCATCATGAGGCCGAAACGGGAGACGTCGACCCCCACCTGGAGCATGGAGGTCGCGATCACCGCGTCGACCGCTCCCGTGCCCTCGTTGCGCAGTCCGAGCTTCGAGAAGTCGATGCGCTGCTTGTGCTGTCCGGCCTCACGCAGTTCGTCGGCGACCGCCTGCCGGCGCACGGTGGTGTCCATGGACTCGTCGAAGGACACTTCCAGGCGGGACAGTACCTCCGTGATGTCCGCGGAGGAGATGCGCGAGGTCAGCTCCTGGACGGACAGCATCTCCGTGCGGCGCAGGAGGCGGTTCGACAGGCCCTTGCGGGTTCCGTGGATCCGTACGCGGGTGGCGATGTCGTCGTCGAGGAAGCGCCGCATACCGGCGAGTTCCCGCGTGGCGTTGAAGTAGCCGACCAGCGTCATGTACGGGTCGGCGGGCTTGCCGTGCCGGTCGAAGAGGGTCTGGCCGGCCAGGAACAGGATCTCGGCGACCCTGATCTCGGCCTGCTTCATACGGACGCCGTGGGCGCAGATGCCCAGGTAGCGCCGCCCCGGCGCCTCCTTCGAGAGCTCGACCTGCTGGGAGAAGTAGGTGTCGCCGATGTCGATGACCTGGGGCGGAAAGATCGCCGATTTCCGCGCGAAGACACCGCTGATCTGGTCTGCCGACCGCTTGGTCGTCGCCGTCGATGCCACGATCTTGGGGCCGACCCGGACGGTGGTGCCATAGGCGTCCTGCGCCGGCCAGCCGCACAGTTCGTCGACGGCCGCCTCGAACAGGCCGACCGTGGTGCCCAGCGCACCCGAGATCAGGTGGAGTTCGTCCTGGATGATCAGGTCCGGCGGGCGCAGCCGCGTCACCGGCTTGCTCTTCACGGCCGCGTGCTTGCCCTTGGCCTGGTGCTTGTCCCCGCACTTGATCCGGGTGTCGAGATCCGCGTGCCGGTAGCCGTGCCTCGGGCAGAGGTCGGAGACCCGTCCGAACAGCATGCCCGCCTGACCGCGCCAGGGCAGCTGCGCCAGCTTGTCGACGGTGGCGATCAGCAGGCTGGGGGCGAGCCGGTAGATCTCCTCGTCCACCGTCAGGATGGGCAGGCCCTCACCCGGTGAGCGGCGCTGCGAGAACGGACAGGCCTGCTTGCCCTCGCCGTTGGGGCAGTAGAGCAGGATGCGGCGCAGGTCGTCGTCGGCGTGCAGGTCGCGCTGGGCGCTCAGTGCGGAGCCGCACCAGGGGCAGGCCAGGGTCTGGAGCACCTTCGCGCCCTTGCCGTCCCCGGCGTCCTTGGCCTCGGCGATCTGCTTCTGGGCCTCGTCGAACCCGTTCGGGGAGACCGCGCCGCCCACCCAGAGTCCGATCCGGAAGGGAGTGGTCCCCCAGCGCACGTCGCCGCCGTCGTAGGCCTCGCGGCGCAGCACTTCGGCGGCGCAGACCAGCGCCGCCGCCCGCTGGAACTGCTGGGCGGTCAGCAGCCGCAGGGTGTACCGCATCAGCACGGCGACGCCGGCCTCGCCACTGCGGGCGTCCTCCCCCGTGCCGATCGTCCCCTGGAGCCGGCGGATGGCGAAGGTGAAGGCCGCGAGCCCGAGGTAAGCCTCGGTCTTGCCGCCGCCGGTCGGGAAGAACAGCAGGTCGACGATGCCGTCCGGGCCCGCCTCGCGCTCCTTCAGCGTCGGGTCGGCGAGCGCCCGGAGGTTGAGGAGGACGAAGGCCAGCTGGAACGGGCGCCACGATGCGGCTGCCGGTCCCTCGGCGTCGATGCGCTTCTTGGCCTCCTGGAACGCGATGCCCTCCCGCTCCCGCAGCGCCGCGATGGCGGTGTGGCGTCGCTGGAGGGCCATCGCCCGGTTGGCGAAGCGGAACGCCTCCAGCACCTCGGGGTGTTCGGGGTTCGAGAGGGCGTCCACACCGAGGGCGATCCGGACGGCTACGTCCCGGGCTTGGCCCACCGCGTCGAGGGCACTGGTGCGCAGCGCCCCGGTCAACTGCTCCGCCTGCGCCTCCCGCTCGTCGAGCCAGGCGCTGTAGCCGTCGGCGAGCGGAGCCAGGGCGTCGCTCAGCGCGGCAGGAGGGAGCACGGCGAGCTCGTCCATGGACAGCTCGATGCCGTCGAGGTGCTGCGCGTTCGCCCCGGACGGGGCGATCGTGGCCGGCACGTCGTGGACCGGCAGCCAGGTGGTCGTGAGGGCGTGGGCCCTGCGCTCCCCCTTGTCGATGGTGACCGCCACGGCCACGTTGCGGCCCGCCGCGTGCTTCAGGTGGTTGCGGTAGAGCAGCGTCAGGTGCTGCTCCTCCAAATCGGCCGCCCCGAGGGCGTCCTGGGCGGCTTCCTCGGCCTCGTCCAGCGGATCGGAGATCGGCAGGAAGACCGGCGCCTTGCCGTCGGTGGCGGTGACGTGCAGCTCGGCCTGGAAAAGCCAAGCCGCGTCCTTGGCCTGCTGGGGTTCGTCCTGCGCGTTGACGAGCGACAGCTCGACGACGCGGCTCGGTCCCGCGGCACCCGGCCGGTTGCGTACTTCCGCGACCAGCCGCACGCCGGGGGCGTCCTCCTGATCGGCGGTGAGCGGCAGGACCTGGCGGGGCGGGCCGTCGACCGGGACGGTGACGAGCTTCTCCACCTGCTCCCGGGTCCAGGTGGCACGCGCGACGCCGTCGTCGCCCAGGACCTGCGACCGGTGGTACTGCCCCCATCGGACCCGCACGGTGACCGCGGCCGCATGGTCCGTCGCCGGGACGGCGAACATCAGGCCCATCGACGAGGCCCACATGCGCCCCGCGTTCTGGGTGGTGAGCCGCTCCGGGAGCCCCTGGTCGGTGCCGTCGCCTTCCCCGTCGGAGTCGTCGAGAAGTTGCTCGTCGGCGGCGGCGAGGGTGGTGCTCAGGGCGCGCTTCGGACCGATCCGCCCGACCAGGTACCGGTCGCGGGGGCCGGCGGCCCGGTGGTCGAACTCCTCGTCCGGTCCGTCCCACGGGCCCAGCAGGTCCCGGCTGATGAGCTCGCCCAGGTCGTCCCGGATCTCGTACGAAGACGCCGGTACGAAGTCCTGCGCCACCTCGCGGACCCGCTGGAGGAGGTCCTCCTCCGTCGAGCCGCTCGTGCTGCTGCCCGGGCCTTCCGCGGTCTTGCCCGTCGCCATCAGTGCATCCCTCTTTCGTCCCTCGCGCGGCGCCCTTGCGGGCCCCTCCCCACAGCGCGGCCGACGCCGCCCGGACCGTGACAGCCGGTCATGATCCCGATGCTAGCGAGCACCACTGACATCAGAATGCCGGTACCGCCCCGGACAGGGCCTGTTCGAGCAGTTCACCGATGTCCTTGTCCCCGCGCTCGGCCAGCCGCTCCAGCAGAGCGGCAGCGGCACCGTCCTGGCCCGGCTCCATGCCGATGCGCCGGGCGATCACCTCGACCGCCTCCGCCGGGGTCACCGCGGCCGTCCAGCCGGTGAGCCGGACCGCTCCGGTCTCGGGGCTGAGGCCCTCTGTCGGTGCGGGCAGCCGCAGCGCGTTGAGCTGACCGTCGGTCACGTTGAAGAAGACCTGGTCCCCGACGGTCGCCCCGATGTGCTCCAGCAGCGGCTTCACCGAGCCGAAGGTGGGCTGGGCGCGCCACGTGAGCGAGGTCTCCCCCGCCTCGTGGCGCAGCGGGACCGGTTCGCGGTGGGGGGCGCCACCGATGTGGGCGGCCCAGCCGGCGGGCACCGGGCTGCCGGAGCCGCGCAGATGGTCGGCGGTCACTTCCACCCGGTACCACCAGCGTCCATCGGCTCCGACGAAGCAGCGTCGCGTACCGGCGACGTCGTTGCGCGGCACGTACGGCGCGTCCTGCTCGCTCGCCTGGTCGGCGACGCGGACCCAGCCGCGGCGGGTGCGGGGGAACCCGGGTCCGCCGAGGTTGGTGCGGACCGATGCCGCCGATACGTCGAAGCGGGCGCTGATGGCCTCGGCGATCGCGTTCACCTCGGCTTCCCCGCCCGCGTTGGTGATCTCACGGGCGATCATCTCCCGGATGCCGAGGTACTCCTCGCCGCCCCACGCGCGCAGCCCGTACAGGTTCCGGTCGAGCCGGAGGAAACGCTCGTCGGTCCAGATCTGGTTGCGCATACTGCTGATGGCGGTGCCGTCGGCGAGCTGTTCGTGGATGTCCTCCATGGACATCGGCGTCCCGTGCAGGGCGAGCACGGCGGCGGCCCGGTCGTTGAGCGAACGCCCCCAGTACAGCAGCCGTCCGTCCCGCACCTGGAAGCGTCCGAGATCGGCCGCCCAGTCAGCGAGCACCTCGCCCCGGACTCCATAGCGCAGCCCGAGGGCCACCGCGTCGTTCCAGGCCAACGGGGTGTCCCCGCAGGCGGCGAGCAGGTCCTCCTGCATGACCGCCCGGAGTGCGGCCGCGTCGCCCTGCACGATCCAGCTCCCGACGAGTGTCCCTCCGGGCAGCAGCCGCGCCACGATGTCACCGAGCGGCACACCCAGCGCCTCTACGGGGCGGGCGTGGTCCGGGTGCAGTGCGTGCACCTCGGCCACCTGGCCCACGGCGCCGAGCTGTTCGGCCACGGCGGCCAGGTGCCCGGCGAAGGCCCGGCCTTCATCATCGGCCGAGAGCCACCGCCGGACGGAGCCCATGACGGTGCGCTCCAACTGGCGCACCCTTTCCCGGCTGACGGAGAACCGCTCCCCCAGGTCCTGGAGCTTCACCGGCTCGTCGGTGAACGTCCGCTGCCCGGCGATCACCAGGGCACGCTCGTCCCAACCGTCGACCAGCCGCGTGAAGGCGGCGAGCGGCTCGCCCATCAGCGCGGGGGCGGGCGGCGGGCTCGCATCGTCGCCGCCGTGCGGCTCCTCGGCTTGTTCGGCCGGGTCGTGGCCCTCGAAGGCCTCACGCGGCGCCGGAAGTTCTACGGACTGGGGCTGATCCCCGGCCTCGTCTTCGACGGGCTCGGGCACCGGCACCGGCGACGACGTCCCGTCCTCGGCCTGCTCCTCCAACCCCTGGAGCACGGCGAGCGCCGCACGTACCTCGGCCGATGCGTCCGCCGGCAACCACCGGGCGAGAACGGACACGGCATCCCGTACGCGCGTCCCCTCGCTCTCCTCCCGAGGCACGCCGCGCTGGTGCAACCGGTCCAGGATCGAACCGAACACCGCCGCAAGTACCCGGTCCCCGTCCACGACCCCGGGGCCAGCCTCCCGGGCGACCTGCGCCACCGTCCTCCCCGGCTCGACTCCCGGGGTACCGAGCAGCCGCAGTACGGGGATCACGTCCCCGAGCTCCACGTGAGGCCACAGGGACCGCAGGGCCTGCGCCACCTGGTGGCTGAGCGCCTCGGCTCCGATGACCCGCTCGATCTCCATCAACGGTGTTGCGTGCCACCAGCCGAGCGGCAGCCGTACGTCCTCCAGCCGGGCGGCGAGCAGTTGCGGATCGGCGTAGCGCACGGCGGGCAGGAGATCGGCCAGGGAGGTGGAGGCGTACGGAGCGGAGGATGTCATGGTCGGGCGACACTCCAGAGACGGGGGCAGGCGGCCATGGTCGGTGACTGACTCGCTCGACGTTACGGGCCCCCACTGACAGTCACCCCATGATCACCCTTCTCGTGCCCCCTGACCAGGGCAAAGTCCACATCCGTCAGGAGCAGGCGCACTTGCTCACGCGGCGGACCGGTCCGGCGCAGGACCACATTCCCCGCACCGGGCGTTGGGAACGTGGCTGCGGAAGGCGCGTTCGCAGCCGTCGCACGTGATGAGGGGTGCGGGCCGTGGGCGGTTCGGCTCGGGCGCGGATACCGGGAGGGGCGGCGGCAGGAGGGTGGTGAGCCGGTGTTCCAGGAAGCGGGGCGGGTGGTGGATGGGCACGGGTGCGGGAGGCAGGTTCGCGGTGAGGGTGCGGGTGATCTGCTCGGGGGTCGCATGCCGAGCGAGCCACTCCTCGACGGCGGGCGTCAGCCGCTGGACATCGCGCACCGAGAGGATCAGGCGGGCGTCGACGGTCCGCAGCCGGGCCAGGAGGTCCGCTGCCGGTCCTGTGGCGGTGGGTGGGACGGGCTCGGGTTCGGTTTGCGGCGCGGCCGGTTGCTGCGAAGCTGGCGCGGCTGAAGGTACTGCGGCACAACCGGGCTTGTCGTAGGCGAGGGTGCGGGTCGCGAAACGGCCGCCGCCGAGCGGAATCCTCCGGCGCTCCAGATACCCGGCTTCCTCAAGCTCGTTGAGGGCCCGGCGGATGGTGATCTCGCCCTCGCGGAAGCGGAGGGTGAGGGCCTTGGCCGTGATGCTGACCCCGTCCGGAACGGACTGGATGTAGACGGCGAGCCCGATCGCAACGGCGGACAGCTGCGGATGCTGGGCCAGGTGGTTGCCGACGACCGTGAACCGGTCGGTGTGGCGGTGGCGGAAGTGGATCACCCCGGCGCTGGGGGCGTCTGTGGGGATCGGATTCGCGGGGCGCGCGGGCGCGACCGCGTTAGACTGCGGATCAGCCATCGGGAAGCTCTACTCTTCCGGATCGGTCAGGCCCTCGTCAGGATTGCCGTCCTGTCGGGGGCCGTCTGCGTGTATGGGGTTGTTTGCGCCGACCGTACCCCACCGGTCAGGGTCCGCGTCGCGCCCTTCACCCGATCGTGTGGCGAGGGGAGTTGGGCCACCGGGTTTGGTTGGGTGGGTTCTCTCCCGTTCCTTTGAAGGGCGACGCGCCGCACCGGGGTCCAGGAATCCGCGCCCCGGTGGCGGGCCGCTCTACGCCTCTCGGACGTGCTGCACGAAGGCGTTCCAGGCGGCGTTCCCGACGAGGATCACAGGACCGGCCAGGTCCTTGCTGTCCCGGACGGGGACGGCGCCGGGAATCTGGTCAGCGACCTCCAGGCAGTCACCGCCGCCCCCATCGCTGTAGGTGCTCTTGCGCCACGACACGATCGCCATGTCTATCCGTGCGGCACTCATGGTCCGAACTCCTTCATCGCCTTCCGAATCAAGGCGGTTGATGCCTCGGGCGACAGTCCCTGGGCATGCACAAGATCGTAACGATACGAGTGCTGCGCCACCATGGCTCTGTCCTCCACCAGTTCACCGGAGTGACCGGCTTCCAGATAGGCCACGTCAGGCCCGTTCTGGAACGACAGCACGGTAAGAGACCCTCCCATTGCCGAGTGACCGCCCGCAGCGAACGGCAGCACCTGGATCTCGATGCGCGGAGTCATCGCGGCCTCGGCGACTCGGGCCAGCTGGTCCCTCATGACCGTCCCTCCGCCCACTGGCCGACGGATCACCGCTTCGTCGAGTACGACCCACAGCAAAGGCGGCTGCTTACTCTGGAGCAGTGCCTGTCGCTCCATCCGCGCAGCCACCTTCTCCTCCACCTCTGCCCCTGTGCACCAAGGCAGGCCGAGCCTGAGCAGTTCGCGGGCATAGGCCTCGGTCTGAAGGAGACCAGGCACGCTGTGCGCCATGTACTTGTGCATGGCGCTCGCCCTTGCCTCGTAGGCCATGAACTTCTGCGCCCAGTCTGGGTACGGCGTCCGCTTGATATGACCCCAGAGGTCGATCAAGTCGCCGTCCGCATCGAGCAGCCCGTCCAACTTGCTGTTGACGTCCTCGGGAGGGACCTCGTTACCCAGCTCGAACTGGGCGATCCGGCTGTGCGCGATGGGGACCTTGTCGCCGAGCTGCCGCTGCGTGAGCCCGGCGCGGATGCGGAGCTTGCGCAGCTTCGCGCCGTAGAGCGCGGCGAGGGAGGCGCTCGGGTCGAGTTCTTTCGGTGCGGGCACTGGCGACTCCCGTTTTCGTTCCGACGCTCCGAAAACCGTTACCCCTGGTGAGCGTAGCGCTACGCCTCCATGCTCATCGCTGAAAGACAGTGATCGGCAAGGAAGCAGGCGGACATGGATGCGGGCAGGCGTGGGAACGCGACAAACAAGGCCCAAGAGGCGGAAGCGGCACGGGACGAGCTGCGCGAGGCGTTGGCGGGGGTCGATGTGGTGCTGCCGTCGCTCGGCGTCGATCTGGTGTCCCTGACCAGCGACTACCTCTCGCCGCTGGTTGAACTCGGGTGCTGCCGGGCCGATGTCGCGTGGAAGTTGGCGGCGGCCCTGAGGAAGTGCGCCCAGTGACCGAGGAGTCAGCGCCCGAGCCGGAGGCGCAGGCCGACTCGACCAAAGACCCCACGGCCGGCGTCGCATGCCACGCAGCGCTCCTGGCCAAGGTCCGCGAGGCCAACAAACGAAGCCTTGCGCCTCGGCGGTAGGAGGTCAGGACATGCAGCGCGCGATGCAGACCCTGGAGGTCATGCCCGATGGGGTGCGGCGAGGGGATGTGATCGCCGTGGGCGGCATCCCGCACCGGGTGCGGGATGTAAGGGAGTTGCGGGGGCGGCGGAAACGGCTGGAGTTCGAGGACGGAACGTCTTCGTTCTGGGCCCGTGGGTCGCGATCACGGTGGCCCGTGACCGGAATGCCGGCGGCGGACCGGTACGCCACTGGCACTGACCGGCCCACCGCTCTCCCGCCCTCGCGCTCAGAACAGGCTCGGCGGCTCCTCCACCGGAGGCTTCGACTTCCGCTGGGCGGGGGCCGCCGCCTTCTTCTTGGCGCCCTTCTTGTCGTGCAGACCGGCGGCGACTTCGGCCGCGTAGCGCCGCTGGTTCTCTTCGAGGAGCCGGTCAAGAATCTCCTGCCGGACGACCGGGCCGACGGTGTAGCGGGGCCCTTGCCGGGTGTCGTGGAATCCGTGGTCGAGCCCGCCGGACTGAGCCAGGAGGTCGTCCCAGCCATAGGCGCGGGCGACCTCTTCATCAATGGCGCGATGAATCTGGCGGAGTTCAACGATATCCGCGTCCATACAAGTCTGGTCGTGCACCAGGTTGTAGGTTGCCGTGAGCCCACCGCGCGTCAGCGTGATCGCGCGCCGAAAAATGTCTAGCTTTTCTCCAGCAGACCTGAGCTCTGAGGTAACTTCCGGGCGAGGGAGGGTCTCGAAGACATCAGATGGCGTATATCTGAGGTCGCCCTTCATCGTCGATGCATGATTGGTCGCCCACCAGAAATGCGCTGCGCTACTAAGAAGGGAAAACACTCCCAAATCGTCGGACGCGAATACTACTGTGGCATCGCTAGCAATCTGCCCCGTCTTCACGATCACAGGCATGACAGACTTGCTATGCCGAGTAATCACGATCATTCGATCGAACCCCCTGAGGGATCGATAGAGTTCAAGCGTGGGTCGGGTATACCTCCACCAGAGCTCTCGGCGCTGCTTATTTGCGTTCTTCTGCCTCTCAGGCTTGACCAGCCGCTCTACCTGCCGATACACCTCGGGGTACTCTTTGGCACGCTCCTCGGGCCAGTCGTGAAAGTTAATCACCCATCGACTGGCCGAACCGTCGGGCCGAGAATTGAGGTCATGCCCGTTGAGGAAGGGAAAAAGCACCTCCCGATACTTCTCATTCTCGGCAATCAGCTCACGAGCCGCCTCAGGCTGCATCGTGAAACCCATACCCAGGATGTTTGTACCAATAAAGGCAATTCCCTCGTTCCCTATCAGCCGATGCGCCGCGCCGGTGACTCGCGAACTCGCCTCCAACGTGGGAGTGATTCCCGCCACCAAGACACCATCTGCAAGTCGGTCACTTTCGACTGCAACATCTGCTCGACTTGTCCAAACTGCACAGTACTCCAACATTGCACTCCGCGACGGCCACGGTGCACTCTTAATCGACTGTCGAATCTCGACACCTTCGGCGACCAATCGATCCAGGCCAGCCTGTCGTGTGTCCCCTTGAGCCAATGTGTTGGTAGCAATTAGGCCTGCCTGCCCCTGACTGTTCAGCAAGTCATGAGCACGCAGTAGGAAGTACACAACTAGGTCTGCGCTTCCCCGTACATCGCCGCTGAGGCAGACCACGAGATATTCACGGTAGACATCCCCCATCGCACCTGTCAGCTTCTGTCCGCCCAAGAACGGCGGATTCCCGACCACTGCATCGAACCCGCCCCGCTCTTCCCAGACCTCCGGGAACACCAGCGGCAAATGCACCGGCTCGCGTTCGAACGCCCCCGTCGGCTTCCCGGTGGCCAGCCACCCCCGCGCCAGCGTCTCCGCACGCCGAAGCTCGGCAGCCACCAGTTCCTCGTCGTCCCCCGCGTCAGACACCGCGTGCGCCGCCGTCACCGCGGCGAACGACAGCTGATCCTGATCCGACCCGCTCCGCCCCGCACCGGCCAGCGCCGCGCCCACCACCAAATCCGCGAAGACGCTCGCCTGGCGGGTCTTCTCGCGCACAGAGGCCAGCATGGCGCGCTTCCGCTCCAGCTCCTCCAGGCCCGTGCCCGGGATGCCGGCCAGCTTCCGCCGCTCCTCCGCGACCTCCGCGATGACCCGCCGCACGCCACCCGTGAAGTCGATGCCGTCACCGTGAAGGCGCCGCCCCCGCACCGGATCCAGGTGCATGGCCTCAAGCTGCTCCACCGACGTGATGCCCAGCAGCGAGTCACCCGCCACCAACCGGTCGTCCAGGAACGTGAACGGCCGGTCCCGGTCCATCGAGACCAGCCACAGCGACAGCTTCGCCATCTCCACGGCCATCGGGTTGATGTCCACCCCGTACAGGCAGTGCTCGATGATCTGCCGACGCGCCTCCACCATCACCGGCTCGGCCTCGGCCTCCACCGCCGATGCCGACAGCGAGTCCGCCGCCTCCAGGTACGCCAGCGCCCGCGCGTCGCCCTCCCGGCTCCACGCCTCCACCAGCGCGCCCGCCAGGTAACGGCAGGCCGCCACCAGGAACGCCGCCGAGCCCATCGCGATGTCCGCGACCTTCAGCTTCAGAATCTGGTCCGCTGTCTTGGGCCGCCACTGGGTCCGGTCCGCCGTCTGCAACGGGCCGTACTCGTAGACCAACGGCTCCAGCGCGCCGTCCGCGACCTGCTGGGCCAGGGACTTCGGGGTGTAGTGCGTACCGGTGTTCTTCCGGAGCGAGGACTCCGTCACGTACAGCCCGCCCGCGCCGATCACCACCGGCAGGTCCCGCAGGTCACGGCGGATCAGGCGGTAGAACGGCAGCAGGCGGTCCGTCAGGTCGGCGTCGCTGCCCGTCGCCGCCAGGAGCTTGCTCCGCGCCGCAGCCCGCTCCACATCGGACAGGGGCTCCAGCAGCTTCGTCACTTTGGCCGGACTGCCCAGCCCCGTCGCCTTGTTGTACTCCTCCGCCAGCGCCGCCCCCAGCCCCTCGCCCTCCGTACGGGCCAGGGACTCCAGCCGGGTCAGCAGTACCTCCGCCTCCAGGCCCGCCTTGCCGACGAGACCCACGATGGTGTCCTCGGCCCGGCGGCCCTGGTACGAGAGGAGGCCCTCGTACACGTAGCCGATCTGCTCGACGTCCAGCGTCCGGAAGGTCAGCCGCCGGCGTTCCCGCTTCTTGCCCGTGCCGATCCAGACGTGCTGCACCGACTGGAGCATGTGCAGGACCGTGCGGTCGTCGATGGGCAGCGGATCCGTCGGGTCGGCGTCCGCCGTGCCCCGGCCCTCCAGCCACGGGAAGGCGTTCGGGTCGAAGATCGAGCCGTCGTACGCATGCATCCGCAGCGCCGGGTGGTCCACTCCCCCGTACACCGCGTTGAAGAGCGCGATGAGCCGGTGCCAGCCCACCCCGGTCTGCTCCAGGTCGTCCTCGGTGGTCTCCCGCGCCCGGTCCTCCAGCTCCTGGCACAACCGCCCGGCCGAATACGCCTGTACGTACAGCTCGTTGTCGCTCGGCAGCAGCCCGCGCTCCTCGGCGAAGAGGAGGAAGACGACCCGCATCATGACGGCGACGGCGCCCCGGTAGACGTCCTGGGCCGGTACGTCGGCCAGGCCGTTGCCGCCCCGCGCGCGCTCGGTGACGTCGGCGCGGCCGATGGCCTCCACCAGCAGTTCGACGGCCTGGCGAACCTGCACGCCGAGGGCGTCGGTGACGTCCTCCTGGCTGTCCAGGGACTCCTTGAGCAGCGGCAGCAGCGTCTCGGCGTCCTCGACGGCGAAGAAGCGGCGACGGCTGAGCAGCGACAGGAAGGCGCGTACGACCACCCGCTCGACCGGCTCGGTCCAGGCGACCGTGTCGAAGAGCGCCGACGTCGTCACGCCCCCGCGCGGCGCCCACACCAGGGTCCACCAGCGGCCGTCCGTCACCAGGCCGAGCTCCACCCCGTGGTGGCGGCACAGGTGGGCCATGCGGTCGACGGGGGTCGCCGCCCAGGCCGAGCCGGGGACGCGCTGGGACGGGTGCCGGCCCGCGGGGACGGTCATGCCGAGGATGGCGCAGTCGGCGACCAGGCCGGCCGTGTCCTCGGCGGTACTGCCCGGTGCGAGCAGGGCGAAGGTGGGGGTGATCCGCTCGTCGTGCTCGGGGACGTC
Proteins encoded:
- a CDS encoding DNA methyltransferase, with protein sequence MSTTHRTNTGRGRTRSGAPAPDGRQDHLDWLSLVDVSGPFLTLPVLLKTWPQLDSIDKPLRARLRYEHGVWQSDPAAGQRAWTDFVLNELLGWGDALREGTELSEALAVDVPEHDERITPTFALLAPGSTAEDTAGLVADCAILGMTVPAGRHPSQRVPGSAWAATPVDRMAHLCRHHGVELGLVTDGRWWTLVWAPRGGVTTSALFDTVAWTEPVERVVVRAFLSLLSRRRFFAVEDAETLLPLLKESLDSQEDVTDALGVQVRQAVELLVEAIGRADVTERARGGNGLADVPAQDVYRGAVAVMMRVVFLLFAEERGLLPSDNELYVQAYSAGRLCQELEDRARETTEDDLEQTGVGWHRLIALFNAVYGGVDHPALRMHAYDGSIFDPNAFPWLEGRGTADADPTDPLPIDDRTVLHMLQSVQHVWIGTGKKRERRRLTFRTLDVEQIGYVYEGLLSYQGRRAEDTIVGLVGKAGLEAEVLLTRLESLARTEGEGLGAALAEEYNKATGLGSPAKVTKLLEPLSDVERAAARSKLLAATGSDADLTDRLLPFYRLIRRDLRDLPVVIGAGGLYVTESSLRKNTGTHYTPKSLAQQVADGALEPLVYEYGPLQTADRTQWRPKTADQILKLKVADIAMGSAAFLVAACRYLAGALVEAWSREGDARALAYLEAADSLSASAVEAEAEPVMVEARRQIIEHCLYGVDINPMAVEMAKLSLWLVSMDRDRPFTFLDDRLVAGDSLLGITSVEQLEAMHLDPVRGRRLHGDGIDFTGGVRRVIAEVAEERRKLAGIPGTGLEELERKRAMLASVREKTRQASVFADLVVGAALAGAGRSGSDQDQLSFAAVTAAHAVSDAGDDEELVAAELRRAETLARGWLATGKPTGAFEREPVHLPLVFPEVWEERGGFDAVVGNPPFLGGQKLTGAMGDVYREYLVVCLSGDVRGSADLVVYFLLRAHDLLNSQGQAGLIATNTLAQGDTRQAGLDRLVAEGVEIRQSIKSAPWPSRSAMLEYCAVWTSRADVAVESDRLADGVLVAGITPTLEASSRVTGAAHRLIGNEGIAFIGTNILGMGFTMQPEAARELIAENEKYREVLFPFLNGHDLNSRPDGSASRWVINFHDWPEERAKEYPEVYRQVERLVKPERQKNANKQRRELWWRYTRPTLELYRSLRGFDRMIVITRHSKSVMPVIVKTGQIASDATVVFASDDLGVFSLLSSAAHFWWATNHASTMKGDLRYTPSDVFETLPRPEVTSELRSAGEKLDIFRRAITLTRGGLTATYNLVHDQTCMDADIVELRQIHRAIDEEVARAYGWDDLLAQSGGLDHGFHDTRQGPRYTVGPVVRQEILDRLLEENQRRYAAEVAAGLHDKKGAKKKAAAPAQRKSKPPVEEPPSLF